In Terriglobales bacterium, a genomic segment contains:
- a CDS encoding cupin domain-containing protein: MRTRLGILTLVTIASVGLLGIGIDMGKAASPGSSAGSAPAHAMVSPAELKWTPLFLGLETAVVHGDPAKAGEPFVMRVRATRAAEVAAHWHPQDEHVTVLEGSIKLGMGEKYDAKGLQDIAAGSYVFIPRTMRHYVWHGPDSVIQVHGIGPFQLYFVNPADDPRTAAPGK; the protein is encoded by the coding sequence ATGAGAACGCGGCTGGGAATCCTGACGCTGGTGACGATAGCTTCGGTGGGTCTGCTGGGCATCGGTATCGACATGGGCAAGGCAGCTTCGCCGGGGTCGAGCGCGGGGAGTGCTCCGGCGCACGCGATGGTTTCGCCCGCGGAACTCAAGTGGACGCCGCTGTTCCTCGGGCTGGAGACGGCGGTGGTGCACGGGGATCCAGCCAAGGCGGGAGAGCCGTTCGTGATGCGGGTGAGGGCCACGAGGGCGGCCGAGGTGGCCGCGCACTGGCATCCGCAGGACGAGCACGTCACCGTGCTTGAGGGTTCGATCAAGCTCGGCATGGGCGAGAAGTATGACGCCAAGGGACTGCAGGACATAGCCGCCGGCTCCTACGTCTTCATTCCCCGGACCATGCGGCACTACGTGTGGCACGGGCCGGACAGCGTGATTCAGGTGCACGGCATCGGACCGTTCCAGTTGTACTTCGTGAATCCGGCGGACGATCCACGCACGGCTGCGCCCGGCAAGTAG
- a CDS encoding YdeI/OmpD-associated family protein encodes MSMAAVRTFSTTLERTGDRLHWVVIRIPFNAAKLWGRRGQIKVKGEISAAGGGGTGSARSFAFRTSLFPDGKGRHFMMVNKEMQKGAGVKPGMTARFRMEPDTEVRTVTTPPELERVLRESKRLRKFYESLNYSTRREIAKWIAQAKHSQTRRRRSERLAVRLMETMEAERELPPMIEAALARNPKAREGWQRMTPAQRRADLLSILYYRDPESRALRIAKAVERMLENTKGQGGHGSTRMNTDND; translated from the coding sequence ATGTCGATGGCAGCCGTCAGAACTTTCTCCACCACTCTCGAGCGCACCGGTGACCGGCTGCACTGGGTGGTCATCCGCATCCCCTTCAACGCCGCCAAACTCTGGGGCCGGCGCGGGCAGATCAAGGTCAAGGGCGAGATTTCGGCAGCGGGCGGCGGTGGAACGGGCAGCGCCAGGAGCTTCGCCTTCCGCACCTCGCTCTTCCCCGACGGCAAGGGCCGGCACTTCATGATGGTGAACAAGGAGATGCAAAAGGGCGCCGGCGTGAAACCCGGCATGACGGCGCGCTTCCGCATGGAGCCGGACACGGAAGTGCGCACGGTAACCACTCCGCCGGAACTGGAGCGTGTTCTGCGCGAGTCGAAGCGGCTGCGCAAGTTCTACGAGTCGCTGAACTACTCCACGCGTCGCGAGATCGCGAAGTGGATTGCGCAGGCGAAGCACTCGCAGACGAGGCGGCGGCGCTCCGAGCGGCTTGCGGTGCGGTTGATGGAGACGATGGAGGCCGAGCGCGAGCTGCCGCCCATGATCGAAGCCGCGCTGGCGCGCAATCCGAAAGCGCGCGAGGGCTGGCAGCGCATGACGCCTGCGCAGCGCCGCGCGGACCTGCTGTCCATTCTCTACTACCGTGATCCGGAGTCCCGCGCGCTGCGGATCGCCAAGGCGGTGGAGAGGATGCTGGAGAACACCAAAGGCCAAGGCGGCCACGGATCAACACGGATGAACACGGATAATGATTGA
- a CDS encoding DUF5700 domain-containing putative Zn-dependent protease, producing the protein MRSLSATLAWILIWCLPQAAAASEQKSAASRLDVRMVTDEPEAVLAILAKRKAGQPVTEADWQRLFATEGYVRLKRRERAMQRPFEDEDFRTFVMSDALLAKAAALEETLGRWKQADLHSAAQRAFAYLPPTATIRAKIYPSIKPRGNSFVFEVTTDPAIFLYLDPAITSEEFENTVAHELHHIGFGTGCGSKEEVGTGDPARAQLLRWTSAFGEGFATLAAMNSPDGHPRPSNRPEQRAEWDKEIARFGENQKELDTFFLKIVEGKLAEEETTKQAFGYFGLLGPWYTVGWKMAVTIEKAYGREKMIESFCDPRQLFASYNQAVDKTNAALPKWSEKLVEVATGSRTPTGAK; encoded by the coding sequence GTGCGATCCCTGTCCGCAACCTTGGCCTGGATACTGATCTGGTGCCTGCCTCAAGCGGCGGCCGCCAGCGAGCAGAAATCGGCCGCGTCGCGGCTCGACGTGCGCATGGTCACCGACGAGCCGGAAGCGGTGCTCGCCATCCTGGCCAAGCGCAAGGCAGGCCAGCCCGTCACTGAGGCGGATTGGCAGCGCCTCTTTGCCACCGAGGGCTACGTCCGGCTGAAGAGGCGCGAGCGGGCGATGCAGCGTCCGTTCGAGGACGAGGACTTCCGCACATTCGTAATGTCCGATGCGCTGCTGGCAAAAGCGGCGGCGCTCGAAGAGACGCTGGGCCGCTGGAAACAGGCCGACCTCCACTCGGCGGCACAACGCGCATTCGCCTACCTGCCTCCCACCGCCACTATCCGCGCCAAGATCTATCCCTCCATCAAGCCGCGGGGAAACTCGTTCGTGTTCGAAGTGACGACCGACCCGGCCATCTTCCTCTATCTCGATCCGGCCATCACCTCCGAGGAGTTCGAGAACACGGTGGCGCACGAGCTGCACCACATCGGCTTCGGCACGGGCTGCGGGAGCAAAGAAGAAGTAGGCACGGGTGATCCAGCGCGGGCGCAGTTGCTGCGGTGGACCTCGGCCTTCGGAGAGGGATTCGCGACCTTGGCGGCGATGAACTCGCCGGACGGCCACCCGCGTCCATCGAACCGGCCGGAGCAGCGCGCCGAATGGGACAAGGAGATCGCCAGGTTCGGAGAGAACCAGAAAGAACTGGACACGTTCTTCCTCAAGATTGTGGAAGGGAAACTCGCCGAGGAAGAGACCACCAAGCAGGCGTTCGGCTACTTCGGCCTGCTGGGGCCCTGGTACACGGTGGGATGGAAGATGGCGGTGACGATCGAGAAGGCGTACGGCCGCGAGAAGATGATCGAGAGCTTCTGCGACCCGCGCCAGCTGTTCGCTAGCTACAACCAGGCGGTGGACAAGACGAACGCGGCGCTGCCGAAGTGGTCCGAGAAGCTGGTGGAAGTGGCGACCGGCTCCAGGACTCCGACCGGCGCGAAGTAG
- a CDS encoding DUF2442 domain-containing protein, which yields MRILALAADERVANVSFTADSLVVALKDGRVISAPLAWYPRLLHASPAQRNN from the coding sequence ATGCGTATTTTGGCTCTGGCCGCCGATGAACGGGTGGCGAACGTCTCCTTCACGGCTGACTCGCTGGTGGTCGCGCTCAAAGATGGGCGAGTCATTTCCGCGCCGCTCGCCTGGTACCCGCGGCTGCTCCACGCCAGCCCCGCCCAGAGGAACAACTGA
- a CDS encoding thiamine phosphate synthase: MLLCYVTDRAQLAAGETARRELLLANIREAARAGVDYVQLRERDLPARELEGLAREAVRVVRESSTQTRILINSRCDVALAVAADGVHLRSDDIPIDEARAIFAQAVRTHFVVGVSCHSPAEVTSAAALGADFVVFGPVFEKQGSGPGAGAGVEGLRAAVVAVNVTGLGTPVLAIGGVTLENVQDCLHAGAAGVAAIRLFQQGNLQETVRRLRALS; the protein is encoded by the coding sequence GTGCTGCTCTGCTACGTCACGGACCGGGCACAGCTTGCTGCCGGTGAAACGGCGCGCCGGGAGCTTCTGCTGGCGAACATTCGGGAAGCCGCCCGCGCCGGCGTGGACTACGTCCAGCTCCGCGAACGGGATCTGCCGGCGCGCGAACTCGAGGGGCTGGCCCGCGAGGCCGTGCGGGTCGTCAGGGAAAGCTCCACGCAAACCCGCATCCTCATCAACTCACGTTGCGATGTGGCCCTGGCCGTTGCCGCCGACGGCGTTCACCTGCGCTCTGACGATATTCCCATCGACGAGGCGCGGGCTATCTTTGCCCAGGCCGTCCGGACGCACTTCGTCGTCGGCGTTTCCTGTCATTCCCCCGCCGAAGTGACCAGCGCCGCCGCTCTGGGAGCCGATTTCGTCGTTTTCGGCCCCGTGTTCGAGAAGCAGGGCTCAGGTCCGGGAGCGGGTGCGGGCGTGGAGGGATTGCGCGCCGCCGTGGTGGCCGTGAACGTGACTGGACTGGGAACGCCGGTGCTCGCCATCGGCGGCGTCACGCTCGAGAACGTGCAGGATTGTCTGCACGCCGGCGCCGCGGGAGTGGCAGCGATCCGGCTGTTCCAGCAGGGGAATCTGCAAGAAACGGTGCGCCGGTTGCGTGCCCTCAGCTAG
- a CDS encoding IPT/TIG domain-containing protein, whose product MYLRVVCLLLGAAFALAGCGGDGQPTTSPPPPTPNPVPSITSLSPPSALVGGPAFALTVTGANFVNGSVVRWNGIDRTTTFVNSTQLTASIPATDIATLVVVQVTVFNPAPGGGLSNQVAFIINVPAPTLTSISPSSAVAGAAPITLTAIGSGFINVSVVRWNGADRPTTFVSSTQLTAAIPASDLAAAGAAQVTVFNPAPGGGLSGALTFTIDPLVSNPVPVAASVSPSTVPVGVSGFPVTVDGSDFVAASVGQWNGSNRGTTVVSSTRLRAGVRLADTAVAGNASVAVFTPAPGGGTSASLNVTIAPAAGTVGVVDRPSVPDDQAEAEGNSFSPAISADGRFVAFVSLATNLVAGDTNGLRDVFLRDTCRGAPAPCTPSTTRISVASDGTEANGDAFGPPSISPDGRFVAFDSFADNLVPGDTNGTSDVFLRDTCIGAAGCTPSTILVSVASDGTQGADFSGSPFVSASGRFVAFLSTSTNLVSGDTNAATDVFLRDTCIGAAACTPSTIRVSLASDGTQGNQTSFNASLSADGRFVVFESSASNLVSGDTNGTDDIFLHDTCIGAVGCTPSTIRVSVGAGGAQATDFSFLPRISANGRFVVFTSFANNLIASDLNPGHDVFLFDTCFGALGCTPSTTRVSVSATEGEPDAPNGGPATGGAVMSADGRFIAYGSRATNLVAGDTNGTFDIFVRDTCLNAVGCTPSNLRVSVALDGGTQASNRSDLPAISADGRFVAFQSCAADLLPADNNNECDVFLARTNVP is encoded by the coding sequence GTGTACCTGCGAGTCGTTTGCCTGCTCCTTGGCGCGGCGTTTGCCTTGGCCGGTTGCGGCGGCGACGGCCAACCGACGACAAGCCCGCCGCCTCCGACGCCCAATCCGGTTCCATCGATTACGTCGCTTTCGCCCCCGAGTGCTTTAGTGGGCGGACCCGCATTCGCCTTGACGGTCACAGGCGCGAACTTTGTCAACGGCAGCGTAGTCCGATGGAACGGCATCGACCGGACTACCACCTTCGTCAACAGTACGCAACTCACCGCCTCTATTCCGGCCACGGACATTGCGACACTGGTCGTGGTCCAGGTCACGGTGTTCAATCCCGCTCCCGGCGGCGGCCTCTCGAACCAAGTTGCTTTCATCATCAATGTGCCCGCGCCGACGCTCACCAGCATCTCCCCTTCGAGTGCCGTGGCTGGAGCAGCGCCAATCACGCTCACGGCCATTGGCTCGGGCTTCATCAATGTCTCGGTAGTCCGCTGGAATGGGGCCGATCGGCCCACCACTTTCGTCAGTTCCACCCAGCTCACGGCTGCCATTCCGGCCAGCGACCTTGCGGCCGCGGGCGCCGCTCAGGTCACGGTGTTCAATCCCGCGCCGGGCGGCGGCCTCTCTGGCGCCCTTACGTTCACCATCGACCCGCTGGTCAGCAATCCCGTCCCGGTGGCCGCGTCGGTTTCACCCTCCACGGTTCCCGTCGGGGTGAGCGGCTTTCCTGTAACGGTGGATGGCTCCGATTTTGTGGCCGCGTCGGTGGGGCAGTGGAATGGGAGCAATCGGGGCACGACCGTGGTCAGCAGTACGCGGCTGCGAGCCGGCGTGCGATTGGCCGATACCGCGGTTGCAGGCAACGCCTCGGTCGCGGTCTTCACTCCAGCGCCGGGCGGCGGAACCTCGGCCTCCCTGAACGTCACCATCGCGCCTGCGGCCGGCACCGTGGGCGTGGTGGATCGGCCGAGCGTGCCCGATGACCAGGCGGAAGCCGAGGGGAACAGCTTTTCCCCCGCCATCAGCGCCGACGGACGCTTTGTGGCGTTTGTTTCTCTTGCCACTAACCTGGTGGCCGGAGACACGAATGGATTGCGCGACGTTTTCCTCCGTGATACGTGTCGAGGAGCACCAGCACCTTGCACGCCTTCGACCACCCGGATCTCGGTGGCGAGCGACGGTACAGAGGCCAATGGCGACGCCTTTGGCCCTCCCTCAATCAGTCCCGACGGTCGCTTTGTCGCGTTTGATTCCTTTGCCGACAACCTGGTGCCCGGCGATACCAACGGGACGTCTGATGTCTTCCTCCGCGACACCTGCATCGGAGCGGCAGGGTGTACGCCCTCGACGATTCTTGTCTCAGTGGCCAGCGACGGCACGCAGGGGGCCGACTTCAGTGGCTCGCCTTTTGTGAGCGCTTCAGGTCGCTTCGTTGCTTTTCTTTCCACGTCCACAAACCTGGTCAGCGGAGACACGAATGCTGCTACCGATGTTTTCCTGCGCGATACCTGCATCGGCGCGGCAGCCTGTACGCCCTCTACGATTCGCGTGTCCCTGGCGAGCGACGGTACGCAAGGCAATCAAACAAGCTTCAACGCTTCGCTGAGTGCGGACGGTCGTTTTGTCGTCTTCGAGTCGTCGGCCTCGAACCTGGTGAGCGGCGATACCAACGGCACCGACGACATTTTCCTCCACGACACCTGTATCGGCGCCGTGGGCTGCACGCCTTCGACCATCCGGGTGTCGGTGGGAGCAGGGGGTGCGCAGGCGACCGACTTCAGCTTCCTGCCCCGCATCAGCGCCAACGGCCGCTTTGTCGTGTTTACTTCCTTCGCCAACAATTTGATTGCCAGCGACCTGAACCCTGGGCACGACGTCTTCCTCTTCGATACCTGCTTCGGCGCCCTCGGCTGCACCCCATCTACGACGCGCGTCTCCGTTAGCGCCACCGAGGGCGAGCCGGACGCTCCCAATGGAGGTCCAGCGACCGGTGGAGCCGTGATGAGCGCCGATGGCCGCTTCATCGCCTACGGGTCGAGAGCCACCAACCTGGTTGCCGGCGACACCAACGGCACTTTCGACATCTTTGTACGCGACACTTGTTTGAATGCCGTGGGCTGCACTCCATCCAACCTGCGGGTTTCGGTGGCCCTCGATGGTGGCACGCAAGCCTCGAACAGAAGCGACCTTCCCGCAATCAGCGCCGACGGCCGCTTTGTGGCATTTCAGTCCTGCGCGGCGGACCTGCTGCCGGCCGACAACAACAACGAGTGCGATGTCTTCCTGGCACGCACGAACGTACCGTAG
- a CDS encoding TIGR00730 family Rossman fold protein, with protein sequence MPRSSHDPVPVAYLNPAFLESADGRAIRILAEYLEPLARFRRQRIQDTVVFFGSARFPSRAEAARRLARLESPEGKALPRQQLRAERKLAEKNLDLSRYYEDARKLATLLTRWAQRLPSRRRRFVVATGGGPGIMEAANRGAREAGGVTIGLNIRLPHEQKPNPYITPALNFEFRYFFMRKFWFAYPAKALVIFPGGFGTLDELFEILTLAQTDKLAKKILVIIYGREYWDQVMNFQALLQAGAISPSDLDLFRVADSPEEAFERLRVGLTRFHLQQEPARPESPELARTRP encoded by the coding sequence ATGCCCAGGTCTTCGCACGATCCTGTCCCGGTTGCCTACCTGAACCCGGCCTTCCTGGAGAGTGCGGACGGACGCGCCATCCGCATCCTCGCCGAATATCTGGAACCGCTGGCCCGCTTCCGCCGCCAGCGCATTCAGGACACGGTCGTCTTCTTCGGTTCGGCGCGGTTTCCCAGCCGCGCGGAAGCGGCCCGGCGACTGGCGCGATTGGAGAGCCCCGAAGGCAAGGCGCTGCCCCGGCAGCAGCTTCGCGCCGAACGCAAGCTCGCGGAGAAGAACCTGGACCTCTCGCGCTACTACGAGGACGCCCGGAAGCTGGCTACTTTGCTGACGCGCTGGGCGCAACGTCTGCCCTCGCGCCGGCGACGCTTCGTGGTGGCGACTGGCGGCGGACCGGGCATCATGGAAGCCGCGAACCGCGGTGCGCGCGAGGCCGGCGGCGTCACCATCGGGCTGAACATCCGCCTGCCCCACGAGCAGAAACCCAATCCGTACATCACGCCCGCGCTTAACTTCGAGTTCCGCTATTTCTTCATGCGCAAGTTCTGGTTCGCCTATCCCGCCAAGGCCCTGGTCATCTTCCCCGGGGGCTTTGGCACGCTGGACGAGCTGTTCGAGATCCTCACACTGGCGCAAACCGACAAGCTGGCCAAGAAGATCCTGGTCATCATCTACGGCCGCGAGTACTGGGACCAGGTCATGAACTTTCAGGCTTTGCTGCAGGCCGGCGCCATCTCTCCCAGCGACCTCGACCTGTTCCGCGTCGCGGATTCACCCGAGGAAGCTTTCGAGCGGCTGCGGGTGGGCCTGACCCGCTTTCACCTGCAGCAGGAACCCGCGCGGCCGGAGTCGCCGGAACTCGCTCGCACGCGCCCATAA
- a CDS encoding tetratricopeptide repeat protein: MALGFGFNKTKVMAAAQKYQQQGKLQNAIAEYEKIAKEDPKDLTILNTIGDLYFQVGQTDKACIYFKRVGDSYAMEGFTVKAIALYKKLTKLNPSASEAILKLAELYTQQGLYNDARAQYVQVADKFMQAGETEQAAKIFQKILELDPENAAMRARLADLYIKLGKKTEARDIYLTASQSLYARGALDAADEALGKVLSLEPGNADALMLRGQIAVDSGDGNAAVNHLEKIPNLDSRPDALRALLRAYLLVGNVAAAEPIAGKLLTVHNDASGVSSFAENLLAAGRFEDALKIYDQHADTFLASNAQALLDALHGSINQIKENAPALAILRNLYLKAGITTHLADVSELLAHAWVQAGELAKARDLYKELAELEPENELHMQSYKQVVAKLGEDAALRPLTPEEGAQAFMVDELEHAAPAVQQEYPPEVAEAVRAALTDSELYASYNVPAKAIAPLEAALPKAPRDVQLNQQLASLYARANRMEEAARCCDILAGVFAEAGHPEQARQYADMAAKYRSRAGEAPAAAAAEFAVEVSPPPPAPAAAPGEFAMEVSAPEPVMAHEVDLSSEWESMTSVEAAPEAPAAAPPVAPSVADLVEEIRFYVSQSMWTEAQSAIERGEALAPDNAELAALRQQVAAATTPAAPPVMEMEVTPAEAQPSVAEFVFDAAAVEPPVVEAPPPPPPPPPPPPKPAAPPPKAAPPKPAPPPKPAAPPPPPPPAAAAGDLLGDMVLDIEQSLGDDFAVAAPPPPPTPPPPAPAAKAPPAKAVAPPSTPAPVAEAAAPAEATSVLSDLFEEFKGEVEETAQEAEDPDTHYNLGVAFKEMGLLDEAIGELQKVCQAIDQGQPFSQEMQAYIWLAHCFMEKGVPLAASRWYEKALKVPNLQQENRLALYYELASAQEAAGDKQAALRNFMEVYGTNIDYRDVADRIKALKG; the protein is encoded by the coding sequence ATGGCGCTCGGATTCGGCTTCAACAAGACCAAGGTCATGGCTGCGGCCCAGAAGTACCAGCAGCAGGGCAAGCTGCAGAACGCCATCGCCGAATACGAGAAGATCGCCAAGGAAGACCCCAAGGACCTTACCATCCTGAACACCATCGGCGACCTGTACTTCCAGGTCGGCCAGACCGACAAGGCCTGCATCTACTTCAAGCGCGTGGGCGACAGCTACGCCATGGAGGGCTTTACCGTCAAGGCCATCGCCCTCTACAAGAAGCTCACCAAGCTCAACCCATCAGCCAGCGAGGCCATCCTGAAGCTGGCCGAACTCTACACCCAGCAGGGCCTCTACAACGACGCCCGCGCTCAGTACGTGCAGGTCGCGGACAAGTTCATGCAGGCGGGGGAGACCGAGCAGGCCGCCAAGATCTTCCAGAAGATCCTCGAGCTCGATCCCGAGAACGCTGCCATGCGCGCCCGGCTGGCGGACCTGTACATCAAGCTGGGCAAGAAGACCGAGGCGCGCGATATCTACCTCACGGCGTCCCAGTCCCTGTACGCCCGCGGCGCGCTCGATGCCGCCGATGAAGCCCTGGGCAAGGTCCTGTCGCTCGAACCGGGCAACGCAGACGCGCTCATGCTGCGCGGCCAGATCGCGGTAGATTCCGGAGACGGCAACGCCGCCGTCAACCATCTGGAGAAGATCCCCAACCTGGATTCGCGTCCGGATGCGCTGCGCGCCTTGCTCCGCGCCTACCTGCTGGTGGGCAACGTGGCCGCCGCGGAGCCCATCGCCGGCAAGCTGCTCACGGTGCACAACGATGCCAGCGGCGTCTCCAGCTTTGCCGAGAACTTGTTGGCGGCAGGGCGCTTCGAGGACGCCCTGAAGATTTACGACCAGCACGCCGACACCTTCCTCGCCTCCAATGCGCAGGCGCTGCTGGACGCGTTGCACGGCAGCATCAACCAGATCAAAGAGAACGCCCCCGCCCTCGCCATCCTGCGCAACCTGTACCTCAAGGCCGGAATCACCACTCACCTTGCCGACGTGAGCGAGCTGCTGGCTCATGCCTGGGTGCAGGCCGGTGAACTCGCCAAGGCCCGCGACTTGTACAAGGAACTGGCCGAACTCGAGCCCGAGAACGAGCTCCACATGCAGAGTTACAAGCAGGTGGTTGCCAAACTCGGCGAGGACGCGGCCCTGCGTCCGCTCACTCCTGAGGAAGGCGCCCAGGCCTTCATGGTGGATGAGCTGGAGCATGCTGCTCCCGCCGTCCAGCAGGAATACCCCCCGGAGGTCGCCGAGGCGGTTCGTGCCGCCCTCACCGATTCCGAGCTCTATGCTTCCTACAACGTGCCGGCCAAGGCCATCGCCCCGCTGGAAGCCGCGCTGCCGAAAGCTCCCAGGGACGTGCAGCTCAACCAGCAGCTCGCGTCTCTTTACGCCCGCGCCAATCGGATGGAGGAAGCGGCGCGTTGTTGCGACATCCTGGCCGGCGTCTTTGCCGAGGCTGGGCATCCTGAACAGGCCAGGCAGTACGCCGACATGGCCGCCAAGTATCGCTCCCGCGCAGGGGAAGCGCCTGCTGCCGCGGCAGCCGAATTTGCCGTGGAGGTCTCGCCTCCGCCGCCCGCTCCTGCCGCGGCTCCCGGCGAGTTTGCCATGGAAGTGTCGGCTCCTGAACCGGTCATGGCGCACGAGGTCGACCTCTCCTCGGAGTGGGAGAGCATGACTTCGGTCGAAGCAGCGCCCGAGGCCCCGGCCGCTGCCCCGCCGGTAGCGCCATCGGTCGCCGACCTGGTCGAGGAAATCCGTTTCTACGTGTCGCAGTCCATGTGGACGGAAGCCCAGTCTGCCATCGAAAGAGGAGAAGCGCTCGCGCCGGACAACGCGGAACTGGCCGCGCTTCGCCAGCAGGTTGCCGCCGCCACGACTCCGGCGGCTCCGCCGGTGATGGAGATGGAGGTCACACCCGCCGAAGCCCAACCCAGCGTGGCCGAGTTCGTGTTCGACGCCGCCGCTGTCGAGCCGCCCGTGGTTGAGGCTCCGCCACCGCCTCCTCCTCCGCCTCCTCCGCCACCCAAGCCGGCGGCTCCCCCGCCGAAGGCCGCACCGCCCAAACCGGCGCCGCCCCCGAAGCCTGCCGCCCCGCCACCGCCTCCGCCGCCTGCGGCGGCTGCTGGTGACTTGCTGGGCGACATGGTGCTCGACATCGAGCAGTCGCTGGGTGACGATTTCGCAGTCGCCGCTCCGCCACCCCCGCCCACACCGCCGCCACCCGCTCCTGCCGCCAAAGCGCCGCCCGCGAAGGCCGTTGCGCCCCCGTCCACCCCTGCTCCGGTTGCCGAAGCAGCCGCCCCTGCGGAAGCCACTTCGGTCCTTTCCGACCTGTTCGAGGAGTTCAAGGGCGAAGTGGAAGAAACCGCGCAGGAAGCCGAGGATCCCGACACGCATTACAACCTCGGCGTGGCCTTCAAGGAGATGGGTCTGCTGGACGAAGCCATCGGCGAGCTACAAAAGGTCTGCCAGGCCATCGACCAGGGCCAGCCCTTCAGCCAGGAAATGCAGGCGTACATCTGGCTGGCTCACTGCTTCATGGAAAAGGGTGTGCCATTGGCGGCTTCCCGCTGGTACGAGAAAGCCCTGAAGGTGCCCAACCTGCAGCAGGAGAACCGGCTCGCGCTCTATTACGAACTGGCCTCGGCACAGGAGGCTGCCGGTGACAAACAGGCCGCCTTGCGCAACTTCATGGAAGTTTACGGTACCAACATCGATTACCGTGACGTCGCCGACCGCATCAAGGCGCTGAAGGGATAA
- a CDS encoding DUF5615 family PIN-like protein has protein sequence MKLLLDECIDQRFAREIPGHEVRTVPQMGWAGKKNGELLTLAQGRFDVFITVDRNLSFQQNLPSLGVAVVVLSAATNRLADLRPLAPKLLQTLASITRGTVVTIR, from the coding sequence GTGAAACTGCTGCTCGATGAGTGCATCGACCAGCGATTTGCCCGAGAGATCCCCGGTCACGAGGTTCGTACCGTCCCTCAAATGGGCTGGGCGGGTAAGAAAAACGGAGAGCTGCTGACGCTGGCGCAGGGGCGATTCGATGTGTTCATTACGGTGGACCGCAATCTATCCTTCCAGCAAAATCTGCCTTCCCTGGGTGTCGCGGTTGTGGTGCTGAGTGCGGCGACCAACCGGCTGGCGGATCTGAGGCCCCTCGCCCCGAAGCTGCTGCAAACACTCGCCAGCATTACCCGAGGAACCGTAGTTACCATCCGCTAG
- a CDS encoding PPOX class F420-dependent oxidoreductase, translating to MNATDLLAQFHGRRYLNLESYRRDGRAIRTPLWFAQDGGLLYIYTLADSGKVKRMRRNPRVRIVPSDIRGNPKGEWIDAEAELLAGERAAHADHLLSRKYFGKRVGDLFRKLRPKPRAVLAIRPL from the coding sequence ATGAACGCCACGGACCTGCTGGCTCAGTTTCACGGCCGCCGTTATCTCAACCTGGAGAGCTACCGCAGGGACGGCCGTGCCATACGCACGCCGCTCTGGTTCGCGCAGGACGGCGGGCTCCTCTACATCTATACGCTGGCCGACTCCGGCAAGGTGAAGCGCATGCGGCGCAATCCGCGCGTGCGCATTGTGCCCTCGGACATACGCGGCAACCCCAAGGGCGAATGGATCGACGCCGAGGCCGAACTGCTCGCCGGCGAGCGCGCTGCGCACGCTGACCACCTGCTCAGCCGGAAGTATTTCGGGAAGCGCGTCGGCGACCTGTTCCGCAAGCTGCGCCCAAAGCCGCGGGCCGTGCTTGCGATTCGGCCGCTTTAG
- a CDS encoding DUF2442 domain-containing protein, which yields MEIHWPDLDEDLSTEGLLRGAPAAGNHRGKKQRAKRARR from the coding sequence ATGGAAATTCACTGGCCCGACCTGGATGAAGACCTGAGCACCGAAGGCCTGCTGCGCGGAGCCCCGGCGGCGGGCAACCATCGTGGCAAGAAGCAGCGGGCCAAGCGCGCTCGGCGCTGA
- a CDS encoding DUF433 domain-containing protein — MPSRVVTVSPEIMGGAPVFAGTRVPVQTFIEHLKAGDSIDSFLEGFPSVSREQVLALLDEVKDHIFEMVH, encoded by the coding sequence ATGCCCAGCCGTGTAGTAACCGTCTCGCCGGAGATCATGGGTGGGGCTCCTGTCTTCGCTGGAACCCGAGTCCCGGTGCAGACGTTCATCGAGCATCTGAAGGCCGGAGATTCCATCGACAGTTTCCTGGAGGGCTTCCCTTCGGTGTCACGAGAGCAGGTTCTGGCATTGCTGGACGAGGTCAAAGACCACATCTTCGAGATGGTGCATTGA